One genomic region from Phragmites australis chromosome 1, lpPhrAust1.1, whole genome shotgun sequence encodes:
- the LOC133885056 gene encoding thioredoxin H4-1-like → MVLKLLMRCCTAKQHADDEDKIDFGGGNVHVVTSKEDWDQKIAEANKDGKIVVVNFSASWCGPCRVISTVYTEMSQTYPQLMFLTVDVDELMDFSSSWDIQATPTFFFLKNGQQVDKLLGANKPELEKKVAALADSGA, encoded by the exons ATGGTATTGAAGCTCCTCATGCGATGCTGCACTGCAAAG CAACACGCTGATGACGAAGACAAGATTGATTTCGGAGGTGGCAATGTTCATGTCGTAACAAGCAAAGAGGACTGGGACCAAAAGATTGCAGAGGCGAACAAGGATGGGAAAATT GTGGTTGTGAATTTCAGTGCTTCCTGGTGTGGGCCATGCCGGGTCATTTCGACTGTTTACACTGAGATGTCACAGACATACCCCCAGCTCATGTTCCTGACAGTTGATGTCGACGAGTTGATG GACTTCAGCTCGTCGTGGGACATTCAAGCGACGCCGACGTTCTTCTTCCTGAAGAACGGGCAGCAGGTGGACAAGCTCCTCGGGGCCAACAAGCCTGAGCTCGAGAAGAAAGTCGCCGCGCTCGCCGACAGCGGCGCCTGA